A window of Pseudochaenichthys georgianus chromosome 19, fPseGeo1.2, whole genome shotgun sequence genomic DNA:
TGAAGTAAAAACTATGTTAGTCAAAAACAACATGTTATTCCTTCACCCTTTAAATTAATTTCCATAATGTAAAAGCGGTGCTCAGTCTGAACTGGTCTGCTCTTTCCTACCGCTCTAAATCCATGGATGTTACAAGCAGTGCCTATAAAAAGTCAAGTGAAAACGTCATAAAAAGAGGAGGACCGAGCAACCAGGAAACTAGTTGTGACTCACACATTCATGGCCCCTCGCTGAAGGTCATTTCTGCGCATGGCACGCCCCGCACAGACCTGCTACTCCGCCTTGGATCCCTTGTGCCCGGAGGAGCCTCTGAGGTAGGTGTCGTAGAAGAAAAAGGCGAAGAGGACCAAGTAGCTGAGGTACATGAGGAAGCCCCAGGTGATGTTGTCCATGTTGGAGGGACAGCGCACCTCGTGCTTCCAGTTGTACACCAGGCCCAGCACGGCGAGGCCCATCACCATCTGCAGGATCTGGGTGGTGGTGATGATCATGGCGCAGGGGCGGGGCACCCTCCAGCCGGCGGCCCGGGCAGCGTAGTACGTGTACATGAAGGAGTGGACCACGAAGTTCATGGTCATGAACCAGCCACCGCCCGCCACCTGGTCCTTGTAGGAGTACCAGGAGTAGAGCAGCACAGTGATGTGGTGGTACCAGTGCAGGAAGATGAGGCGCTGCTTCCGCAGGATGATGAACATCGTGTCCCCTGGGAGAGGAAGACATCAAATGCATTCATAAAGGAATCTTTCATTTCATCTTTGTCACATGACCAGATAAATTGTATACATCGATCAAAGTTTCAGGGCTGACTATTAGCTAATGTACTTAGCATAGTTTACCATTCCTATGCAATGAGAACCAACATTTTGTATGCACTAACTTTATCTACTGTACATAAAGTGCTTAAACTATTGGCATGTTTATAACcagcccctccctacaggccaatcacacatgctgcatggggccccgccttgcccagagggcctcagctgctcaagcagttctccgcgcaccccccgcgagagtgagagtgagaggtgacaaggggagcatgtctgtaacccgacaccgttgcaatgaatcgacatctgaccaatcacggctttgttacggccactagtgcaggtgaagagatgtcggtgaaaagacagtttcagtccggcgcaagcaagagggaaaaaaaacaaaacatgaagaaactagagcatcactcgaaggtgggttattgtatgagtcaaatgtacaacttgcgaatgttgtataagcaaattgccaattgccatattaaaacatcagctgcaattcacgacacgaagaaggcagtctctgcatagcatataggctaatggagatgcagttatttccagcattctttatttaacattcattcaagtctgttatgccttttatctgctaatgtacaggaggaagagtgataatctgtctgtctagttggcttacataacagttaaagtttacagcctaaaaaacatggagcatgtttcccccttttattcattt
This region includes:
- the LOC117464350 gene encoding very long chain fatty acid elongase 6-like — protein: MNATEHSPLAEYDFERRFDEIRALEWMQENWNKAFMFCGLYAALVFGGQHFMRERPKLNLRRPLVLWSLSLAIFSIIGAVRTGLYMVHVLTTNGFRQSVCDISFYSAPVSKFWAYAFVLSKAPELGDTMFIILRKQRLIFLHWYHHITVLLYSWYSYKDQVAGGGWFMTMNFVVHSFMYTYYAARAAGWRVPRPCAMIITTTQILQMVMGLAVLGLVYNWKHEVRCPSNMDNITWGFLMYLSYLVLFAFFFYDTYLRGSSGHKGSKAE